GCCACTCGTCGGGAACGTCGACGACGTTGGCGGCAGGATCGACCGGCTGCGCCTTCCACAACTCGGCGGCGGCGCGCGCCTTGTCCAGTTGCTCGGGACGCAGCGAATTGGCGATCTCGTCGCGCTTCGCGGCCGCGTCGCGGTCGCCGGTCTTGGCGACCAGCGCGAACCACTTGTAGCTTTCTTCCAGATTCTGCGGCATGCCGACGCCCTTGGCGTTCAGGATGCCGAGGTTGAACTGGCTGTCCTTGACGCCGAGTCCGGCGGCCTTGTTGAACCAGCGCGCGGCGGACTCGTTGTCGGTCGTGCCGTCCGCGCCCATCGCATAGAGCACGGCAAGGTTGTGCATGGCGCTCGCATTGCCCTGCTCGGCCGCCATCTGGTACCAGGTCTTGGCCTTCTTCAGGTCGCGGGTGACGCCGACGCCCTTCTCGTACATGTTGCCGATGCGGTACTGCGCCGGCGCGACGCCGAGTTCGGCCGCGCGCTCGTACCATTCGGCGGCCTTGGCGTTGTCCGCCTTCGTACCCCGGCCCTCGGAATAGCGTGCGCCGATCTCGAACATGGCCTTCGGATCACCGGAGTCCGCCGCCTCGCGCAATGCGATCGGTCCGGTATCGGCAGGAGCGCTCGCCACGGTGGCGGCCGGCGCGGTGACGACCGGCTCGGGCTCCAGCGCAGCCGAAACGGTCGACGGATCGACATCAGCGGCCGGCTTTGCCGGCTCGACCGTCGTGGCGGGGCCGGCCATTGCCACATTCGTCTCCTCGGCCATCGCCGGGGCCGGCTGCTGCTCGGCTGCGACGGAAGCGGTGCTGCTCTCGTCCATGTCTTCGGCCGCGCCCGAAACCGCCGGCTTCGGCTCGGCGACCGGCAACGCGGTGCTCTCGAACGCATCGCCATCCGGTTTCGCGGCCGCCTTGTCCTCCGCGGGCTTCGCCGGAAGTTCGGCGGTCTTCGCCTTCGTCGACTCCACCACCGCATTGCCGCCCGTCACGACGTTCTTGTCCGACAGGAAGGCCTTGCTGAGCTGCAGGCCGGCGAGCGCGATCATCACGGCCGCCGCGCCCATCAGGATGGTCTTGCGCCGGGCCTTGAGAAGCTGGCCCAGGCTGAAGCCCCGGCTCGGACCGGCGATATCGGAGTGGCGCTTCAGCACCTCGGCTTCGGCCGCCGCCGCCTGCGCGGCGCGCCGCGCCGCTGCGATGAAGTCCGACTTGGCGGCGTCGGCATCCTCGCGCCTGGCCGGCTGCTGTGCGCGTTCCTCGCGCACGCGTTTCATGATCCGGGACAGATCCGGCGTACCGGAGCCCGGCTGCATCGGACGGTTGGCGATCTTGGGATCGAGCGGCTGGTCGAGATCGACCACAACCGTCTCGCCCTCGGTCTGCAAATCCGCGCCCTCGGCCGCTGGCGCATCGGCCGCCTTCTTCTTCTTGCGGGAGAAGGCGCTGCCAAGGCCGCTGAACATCGACCGCCGCTTGCCCGCGGATGCCGCTTTGGCTTCGTCGGCCGCCGGAGCCGCCACCAGTTCCGCCGTGGCGTTTTCCGTTTCCACCACGGGTGCGAGGCTGTCGCCGGTATCGGGCGCGGCCATGATTTCCGTCGGAACGATGGACGGCGCATCCTTCACCGACACCTTCGCAGCGACGGGCGCCGGCATGGGCTCAGACGAGGAAGTTGCCGAGGCGGCTTCCACCGAGCCGAGACGGTCGACGATCTTGAGCAGCGTGTCGTGGATCGCCTCGAAAGTCTTGGAATTGCGGTCGTCCGACCGCTTGGTGATCGCTTCCAGCGCCTTCAGGTCCTGCGCCAGCCCTTCCACCGCGCTTGTATCCGCCTGCGGCCCGGAGAAGGTGCGTGCGACATCCTCCGCCGCGCGGCGCGCGGCATCCATGACCACGTCGCGATTGCCGCGGATCGCCTTTTCCATCTCGTCGAGGCGCGGCGCGATGTCGTCCAGCGCCGGCATCGGCTGTTCCGGCCTGGACAGGAAGGCGGAGAGGCCGGCGATCTGCGATTCCAGATTGCGGATGACGTCGGGATCGACCTGGGGTGCGAAAGCCGGGGCGCTGTCGAAGCGGCTGGAAATGGTGTCGATCTTGGCTTCGAGCTCGCGCACGGCCCGGTCGTCCAAAATGTCCGCCTTGCGGTCTTCGAGCCGCTG
The window above is part of the Rhizobiaceae bacterium genome. Proteins encoded here:
- a CDS encoding peptidoglycan-binding protein, producing the protein MDGRRTYLDTLNAGRQRRAATTLDDLNRSLELLGERLERRGGDAPRGGSQGHHARPGWSSVEETVAAPKTLPSWREEKNMSRDDAYQATTGRLAAEVKGLRDELRHQMTAGLQREFDSLRSDLSRAYSASGPNNGGKLADELERISDSIRTLSSRSDDKGVNLLRLDIEQLRAELDSLAREDTVRSMDSRWDQFDRRWNELEHRIDAKSASDPALQALADRLQQITDAVNNLPESLSLCSLEDKVRTLAGSVDHFSQQDGRAPQLLAAIEQRLDEISRAIVASASAPAATLDFEPIDRIERRISSLAEQLDDLATRGASTEIIDRLNALSLRIDDVARQAEVPAKSVEKLAGQLAIIADRIDTGSTLPNADELMRGIENRFDQFADIMERRQDTALEASHAMFRDLESRLYDVISKLDQRPEPPAVDNSGLMDAIDARLADFSQRLEDRKADILDDRAVRELEAKIDTISSRFDSAPAFAPQVDPDVIRNLESQIAGLSAFLSRPEQPMPALDDIAPRLDEMEKAIRGNRDVVMDAARRAAEDVARTFSGPQADTSAVEGLAQDLKALEAITKRSDDRNSKTFEAIHDTLLKIVDRLGSVEAASATSSSEPMPAPVAAKVSVKDAPSIVPTEIMAAPDTGDSLAPVVETENATAELVAAPAADEAKAASAGKRRSMFSGLGSAFSRKKKKAADAPAAEGADLQTEGETVVVDLDQPLDPKIANRPMQPGSGTPDLSRIMKRVREERAQQPARREDADAAKSDFIAAARRAAQAAAAEAEVLKRHSDIAGPSRGFSLGQLLKARRKTILMGAAAVMIALAGLQLSKAFLSDKNVVTGGNAVVESTKAKTAELPAKPAEDKAAAKPDGDAFESTALPVAEPKPAVSGAAEDMDESSTASVAAEQQPAPAMAEETNVAMAGPATTVEPAKPAADVDPSTVSAALEPEPVVTAPAATVASAPADTGPIALREAADSGDPKAMFEIGARYSEGRGTKADNAKAAEWYERAAELGVAPAQYRIGNMYEKGVGVTRDLKKAKTWYQMAAEQGNASAMHNLAVLYAMGADGTTDNESAARWFNKAAGLGVKDSQFNLGILNAKGVGMPQNLEESYKWFALVAKTGDRDAAAKRDEIANSLRPEQLDKARAAAELWKAQPVDPAANVVDVPDEWQESAEQTASVDMKKAVKTIQLILNKNGYDAGGADGVMGQKTRNAIIAFQKDNGLPENGEVTEKLVQELLARK